The following are from one region of the Aspergillus luchuensis IFO 4308 DNA, chromosome 4, nearly complete sequence genome:
- a CDS encoding uncharacterized protein (COG:T;~EggNog:ENOG410PKMI;~InterPro:IPR002018,IPR029058;~MEROPS:MER0033198;~PFAM:PF00135;~TransMembrane:1 (i7-25o)), with protein MATLKSGFVIGALTVAMALFAIYLSPFTDVLVENLTGYYGLVFPKTPVSPPRVYDTHHGIEYIGSLSNGVEHFQNIFYAEEPTGLRRFAPPVPVRSSKGSVIDASQPGAWCPQGTGDILPFTSRVSNISENCLSLRVARPTGVKEQDRLPVVVWLHGGGHALGSASDILYNPEGLLQGAVAAGKPLIYVGTNYRLGFFGFATSRAMIEKKQTNVGLRDQRAALEWVRNNIEAFGGDPSRVTAIGQSVGASDIGLHLTSFNGTKGVPFQRAIMMSGAPGLNFNSDPTLVSENTANIAREVGCITTNDAESFETLECLRRIPFETLTNISVTASRAARPPFGEGFFYPTIDGDVLPARPSELLRAGKFVKDIPIIASWVANDGAWYAPQTTSTDDEVLASFGLWLSKLSPSTKERLLDSYPVTDFAHMVRESYDGPISPQYYRAAQMNRDIWFTCPVLDFAWQYAQRGWTTTSKIWLYEHNATRYAPVFEMMGVPMWRVAHLSDIPYVMNNANLEGGANNSPEQMELAREVSRQVIGFAHDASPSDTWPAAFSGISEQGLSKDTPDQLSIQVFGGPVGSRATRVSIDADAGGSTEAEKAVLWERLFDRCEFINSAQMRAEAGV; from the exons ATGGCCACTCTGAAAAGTGGCTTCGTCATAGGCGCACTCACGGTGGCCATGGCACTTTTCGCCATATACCTCTCACCATTTACTGATGTTCTTGTTGAAAATCTCACTGGTTACTACGGACTCGTCTTTCCGAAAACACCCGTATCACCACCAAGAGTTTATGACACTCATCATGGCATCGAATATATTGGCAGTCTGTCAAATGGTGTAGAACATTTCCAAAACATCTTCTATGCGGAGGAGCCAACTGGTCTCCGACGTTTCGCTCCTCCTGTTCCAGTCCGCTCGTCGAAAGGGTCCGTGATCGATGCATCCCAGCCTGGAGCGTGGTGCCCCCAGGGCACAGGAGATATCCTGCCTTTCACGAGTAGAGTGTCAAATATCAGCGAGAATTGTCTAAGCTTGAGGGTTGCTCGCCCGACCGGTGTCAAAGAACAGGATAGACTTCCTGTTGTGGTGTGGTTGCATGGAG GTGGCCATGCTCTGGGTTCTGCTTCTGACATCCTTTACAACCCGGAAGGGCTGCTTCAGGGCGCCGTGGCGGCAGGGAAGCCGTTGATATATGTCGGGACAAACTACCGATTAGGAT TCTTTGGATTTGCGACTAGTAGGGCCATGattgagaagaagcagacaaATGTCGGACTGCGTGATCAGCGCGCTGCATTGGAAT GGGTTCGAAACAACATCGAAGCATTTGGGGGTGACCCCAGCAGAG TAACTGCCATCGGGCAGAGCGTCGGGGCCAGCGACATCGGCCTGCACTTGACGTCTTTCAACGGCACCAAAGGTGTCCCGTTCCAGCGAGCCAT CATGATGTCTGGCGCCCCGGGTCTCAACTTCAACAGTGACCCGACTCTGGTATCCGAGAACACCGCAAACATCGCGCGTGAGGTGGGTTGCATCACTACTAACGACGCCGAGTCCTTTGAGACACTAGAATGTCTTCGACGAATCCCCTTCGAAACTCTCACAAATATCTCCGTTACGGCGTCACGTGCAGCTCGCCCCCCATTTGGAGAAGGGTTCTTCTATCCGACCATTGATGGCGACGTTCTCCCCGCCCGACCCTCTGAGCTCCTACGTGCCGGCAAGTTCGTCAAAGATATCCCTATAATTGCTTCGTGGGTGGCCAACGATGGAGCCTGGTATGCCCCACAAACAACCTCCACCGACGATGAAGTGCTTGCTAGCTTCGGACTATGGTTGTCGAAGCTCTCCCCTTCCACAAAAGAAAGACTTCTAGATTCATATCCGGTCACAGACTTCGCGCATATGGTCCGCGAAAGCTACGACGGCCCTATATCACCCCAGTACTACCGCGCCGCGCAAATGAATCGCGATATCTGGTTCACCTGTCCAGTGCTTGATTTTGCATGGCAGTACGCTCAGAGAGGATGGACCACCACATCTAAAATATGGCTCTACGAGCATAATGCGACCAGATACGCGCCAGTATTCGAAATGATGGGCGTACCGATGTGGCGCGTTGCTCATCTCAGTGATATTCCCTATGTCATGAACAATGCTAACCTGGAGGGTGGGGCTAATAACTCCCCGGAACAAATGGAGTTAGCACGGGAGGTGAGCAGACAGGTGATTGGGTTTGCGCATGATGCGAGTCCTAGTGACACATGGCCTGCTGCATTCTCGGGGATCAGTGAACAGGGACTTTCCAAGGATACGCCTGATCAGCTGTCGATTCAGGTTTTCGGGGGCCCTGTGGGATCGAGGGCGACCAGAGTCAGCATAGATGCGGATGCGGGAGGATCTACAGAAGCAGAGAAGGCAGTCTTATGGGAAAGGCTGTTTGACCGGTGCGAATTCATCAATAGTGCACAGATGCGAGCGGAGGCTGGAGTATAG
- a CDS encoding putative acyl-CoA dehydrogenase (COG:I;~EggNog:ENOG410PIM1;~InterPro:IPR006091,IPR009075,IPR041504,IPR009100, IPR036250;~PFAM:PF02770,PF18158,PF00441;~go_function: GO:0016627 - oxidoreductase activity, acting on the CH-CH group of donors [Evidence IEA];~go_process: GO:0055114 - oxidation-reduction process [Evidence IEA]) — protein sequence MAARTPSKPSSSTEGFFQPLPTIPPCYSFTTASARGNHSSSDDVVLGRILELYLPHNCGNVGHSIHNLSRRALEPRILQHSVDAETNPPALRPLTTFGEENRVDPLWTSTGWKALKEIGQEEGLVSVAYETDNTTWNRRVHQFALNHVWSSSAAMTGCPASMTDGAAKLLAAHLGEPDGDQPGRSEVFREAYRRLISRDPKIAWTSGQWMTERKGGSDVRGTETIARRLSREELLQEASHHDAHGMPLGPWRIDGFKWFSSATDSEMTVMLAQTTKGLSLFYAPVRRRAGRSASSSSGIELNGIRMQRLKNKVGTKQLPTAELELKGVRGWLIGEEGRGVKEVATILNITRLYTAAGSTAGWGRGLAICRAYTRVRKVQGSLLEDVPQHVRWMAAETVKYAAAMHWVFFGIALQGTVEQDWDLMVRNTKAAAVIPRDKKQAATLLRLITPALKALTSVGSVQGLRECMEGLGGVGYCENNEDGGILNVARIFRDTLVNPIWEGTVSVMAEDVARVIMDRRLGDGKVIESVFGQWVHDILQHCQRLFPDECAFVTRRLESLVQIANRADKAELLWRGREIIGHLQAIVCSCLLMYDACTDENEVAVIVASRYVQSFADSGIKPPSQWDVESRKDKMIFLGDNVSRAVHGKL from the coding sequence ATGGCAGCACGCACTCCCAGCAagccctcatcatccacagaAGGGTTCTTTCAACCCCTTCCCACTATTCCCCCGTGCTATAGCTTTACTACTGCAAGCGCCCGAGGAAACCACTCTTCATCCGACGATGTAGTTTTAGGCCGGATCCTGGAGCTATACCTTCCCCACAACTGCGGCAACGTGGGCCACTCCATCCACAACCTCTCTCGCCGTGCTCTTGAGCCTAGAATACTTCAGCACAGTGTTGATGCAGAGACTAACCCGCCTGCTCTCCGTCCGCTCACCACATTTGGCGAGGAAAATAGAGTTGATCCGCTATGGACATCAACTGGTTGGAAGGCTCTCAAGGAAATtggtcaagaagaaggcctcGTGAGCGTCGCATATGAGACGGACAACACAACCTGGAACCGCCGCGTGCATCAATTTGCCCTGAACCATGTTTGGTCTAGTAGCGCTGCGATGACAGGGTGTCCTGCGTCTATGACGGACGGGGCAGCAAAGCTGCTTGCAGCTCATCTCGGCGAGCCGGACGGGGACCAGCCTGGTCGTAGCGAGGTATTTCGTGAGGCATACCGCCGCCTCATCTCGCGAGATCCCAAAATCGCATGGACAAGTGGACAGTGGATGACTGAACGAAAGGGTGGCAGCGACGTGCGAGGAACCGAGACGATCGCACGTCGACTGAGTCGCGAGGAACTGCTTCAAGAAGCCTCCCATCACGATGCGCACGGCATGCCGCTTGGACCATGGCGTATTGATGGGTTTAAGTGGTTCAGCAGTGCGACCGACTCGGAAATGACGGTCATGCTGGCGCAGACAACCAAAGGACTCAGTTTGTTCTATGCACCAGTGCGGCGGCGTGCTGGCCGATCGGCCTCATCTTCGAGCGGGATTGAGTTGAATGGCATTCGGATGCAACGGCTGAAGAACAAAGTTGGCACCAAGCAACTGCCCACAGCGGAGTTGGAGCTCAAGGGTGTGCGGGGCTGGCTGAtcggggaagaaggcagagGTGTAAAAGAGGTTGCGACCATCCTCAATATTACCCGCCTCTATACAGCGGCCGGTTCGACGGCAGGATGGGGACGCGGACTGGCCATTTGCCGGGCATATACGCGGGTTCGCAAGGTCCAAGGCTCACTTCTTGAGGACGTCCCGCAGCACGTGCGCTGGATGGCGGCTGAGACAGTGAAATACGCGGCGGCCATGCACTGGGTTTTCTTCGGCATTGCCCTGCAGGGAACCGTTGAGCAGGATTGGGACCTAATGGTTCGTAATACAAAAGCTGCTGCCGTAATCCCGCGTGATAAGAAGCAAGCTGCAACTTTGCTTCGGCTCATCACGCCGGCTCTAAAGGCCCTGACCAGCGTGGGTTCTGTCCAGGGACTCCGAGAATGCATGGAAGGATTAGGAGGGGTCGGCTACTGCGAAAACAACGAGGATGGTGGGATTCTCAACGTAGCCAGAATCTTCCGAGACACGCTGGTCAATCCGATCTGGGAGGGTACGGTTAGTGTGATGGCTGAGGATGTGGCGAGAGTCATTATGGACCGACGGCTCGGTGACGGTAAAGTCATCGAGAGCGTCTTCGGGCAGTGGGTGCACGATATACTGCAACACTGTCAACGATTGTTCCCGGATGAGTGTGCATTCGTCACGAGAAGACTAGAAAGTCTCGTTCAAATTGCAAATAGGGCTGACAAGGCGGAGCTGCTATGGCGTGGAAGGGAGATAATTGGTCATCTGCAGGCCATCGTCTGCTCTTGTTTACTGATGTATGATGCTTGCACTGATGAAAATGAGGTAGCTGTGATCGTGGCATCAAGATATGTTCAGTCATTTGCGGACTCTGGTATAAAGCCACCATCTCAGTGGGATGTTGAGTCACGGAAGGACAAAATGATATTTTTGGGAGATAATGTGTCCCGTGCCGTACATGGGAAGCTTTGA
- a CDS encoding metallophosphatase domain-containing protein (COG:S;~EggNog:ENOG410PKXF;~InterPro:IPR004843,IPR029052;~PFAM:PF00149,PF12850;~go_function: GO:0016787 - hydrolase activity [Evidence IEA]), producing the protein MSPTSIRTRFLILSDTHGAELPDACFEHSADVVIHCGDLTNSSYITEFQATIKQLQRLKAPIKLVIAGNHDFTLDTPTFEQKIREAGLENDSSVKKVYGDYEEVRTLFENEQDNGIIFLDEGTHLSTLPNGALLNIYASPYTPSLGDWGFQYHPERGHDFQIEEDVDIVITHGPPRGIMDYTDNRRAGCPDLFKAIARSRPQMHCFGHIHEGWGAMIAQWRDRTLIGNEPSHFTAIDYGQSSVVTKLSRLDPETSPAVVETSHCTDDAIPLKTDHQTLFINAAFEASNTAGDGLEMHPVWQVDLELPCAKIVRSAAH; encoded by the coding sequence ATGTCCCCCACTTCCATCAGAACCcgcttcctcatcctctccgacaCCCACGGGGCAGAGCTACCCGATGCATGCTTCGAGCACTCGGCAGACGTCGTGATACACTGCGGTGACCTCACAAACTCCTCCTACATAACCGAATTCCAAGCAACCATCAAACAGCTCCAGCGTCTCAAAGCGCCAATCAAGCTCGTTATCGCCGGAAACCACGACTTCACCCTAGACACACCAACCTTCGAACAAAAGATCCGCGAAGCTGGTCTCGAAAACGACTCCTCCGTCAAGAAAGTATACGGAGACTATGAAGAAGTCAGAACTCTCTTCGAAAATGAACAAGACAACGGCATTATCTTCCTAGACGAAGGTACACACTTATCAACACTACCAAACGGAGCATTACTCAACATCTATGCCAGTCCATACACTCCCTCCCTCGGGGACTGGGGGTTTCAGTACCATCCTGAAAGGGGACATGACTTTCagattgaggaggatgttgatatCGTGATTACGCACGGTCCTCCCAGGGGAATTATGGATTATACTGACAACAGGAGAGCTGGGTGTCCAGATTTATTCAAGGCTATTGCGAGATCTAGACCCCAAATGCACTGTTTTGGACACATTCATGAAGGATGGGGTGCGATGATTGCACAATGGAGGGATAGGACTTTGATTGGTAACGAACCTTCCCACTTTACGGCTATCGACTATGGGCAGTCGAGTGTTGTCACTAAGCTGTCCAGACTTGATCCTGAGACATCACCAGCTGTTGTAGAAACGAGTCACTGTACGGACGATGCCATTCCATTGAAAACGGACCATCAGACACTTTTCATAAATGCAGCCTTTGAGGCTAGCAATACGGCAGGTGACGGCCTCGAAATGCACCCAGTCTGGCAAGTTGATCTGGAGCTTCCGTGTGCAAAAATAGTCAGATCAGCAGCACATTGA